One Fragaria vesca subsp. vesca unplaced genomic scaffold, FraVesHawaii_1.0 scf0513139, whole genome shotgun sequence DNA window includes the following coding sequences:
- the LOC101301931 gene encoding chaperone protein dnaJ 3-like produces MEIDHYKILEVDRNASPDELRTSYKSLVMVWHPDKHLQEKTRAEAETKFKKINEAYQILNDPEKRQKYDRHHANIANSKRTESSFWLPPREDNNAFATMFGSGGWKRPDSTVSTVYSPLICSLEELYQGTTKKMKLTRAVTNGSGEETTVGEILQVNIKPGYRAGTKMTYNGGDLGFVIQEKQHSVYERDRNDLIVHQEITLLEALIGGKTLDLTTLDGRKLVVPLPDDVIRAPGDEMIVPGEGMPISSQPGAKGNLRIKFNVKFPSSSFTAEQKLDLKKGFEGVSF; encoded by the coding sequence ATGGAAATTGATCACTACAAAATACTTGAAGTGGATCGCAACGCGAGCCCGGATGAGTTGAGGACATCATACAAGAGCTTGGTCATGGTTTGGCACCCGGACAAACACTTGCAGGAGAAAACTCGAGCCGAGGCCGAGACcaagttcaagaaaatcaacGAGGCCTACCAGATTCTGAACGACCCTGAGAAGCGACAGAAGTACGATCGTCACCATGCAAATATAGCCAACTCCAAGAGGACGGAGTCTTCATTCTGGTTGCCTCCTCGTGAGGATAATAATGCTTTTGCCACGATGTTTGGATCTGGTGGTTGGAAGAGGCCAGATTCAACAGTCTCAACAGTATATAGTCCATTGATTTGTAGCTTGGAGGAGCTTTATCAGGGTACgacaaagaagatgaagctgaCGAGAGCCGTAACAAATGGCTCGGGGGAGGAGACTACGGTGGGGGAGATTTTGCAGGTAAACATAAAACCTGGTTACAGGGCCGGCACCAAGATGACCTACAACGGTGGAGATCTTGGTTTTGTCATCCAAGAGAAACAACATTCCGTTTACGAGAGGGATAGGAATGATCTCATAGTCCACCAAGAGATAACATTGTTGGAGGCACTCATCGGCGGTAAGACTCTTGATCTGACCACCCTAGATGGAAGGAAGCTCGTGGTGCCGTTACCCGATGATGTCATTAGAGCTCCTGGGGATGAGATGATTGTACCAGGTGAGGGAATGCCAATCTCAAGCCAACCTGGGGCGAAAGGAAACTTGAGGATCAAGTTCAATGTCAAGTTTCCTTCGAGCAGCTTCACTGCAGAACAGAAGTTGGATTTGAAAAAAGGCTTCGAAGGAGTTTCGTTctga
- the LOC101302226 gene encoding d-3-phosphoglycerate dehydrogenase-like, producing the protein MENECSAIEKLLGFWRSPTYWSWSCSDILRKSGRMGDVDKKITHVLFCGPHFPASEDYTREYLIDYPFVQVDDVPLADVPDVIENYDICIVKSMKLDFDVLSRAKKMKLIMQYGVGLEGVEIDAATKFGIKVARIPSHATGNAASCAEMSIYLMLGLLRKQNEMQISIKQRKLGDPIGETLLGKTVFILGYGNIGMDLAKRLKPFGVKIIATKRNWDTHSEDLCQSNGLGDLVDEKGGHEDIHTFAGNADIVVCCLCLNSETVGIVNKSFLSSMRKGALLVNIARGGLLNYEAVLNYLESGYLGGLGIDVAWTEPFDPDDPILKFNNVLITPHVAGVTEYSYRSMSKVVGDVAIQLHEGKPLTGLEFVN; encoded by the exons ATGGAGAATGAGTGTTCGg CCATTGAAAAGTTGCTGGGCTTTTGGCGCTCTCCAACATACTG GTCTTGGAGCTGTAGTGATATCTTGAGGAAGTCGGGGAGAATGGGTGATGTCGACAAGAAAATCACCCATGTTCTCTTTTGCGGGCCACATTTCCCTGCTTCTGAGGATTACACAAGAGAATATTTGATCGATTACCCTTTTGTCCAG GTCGATGATGTACCCCTTGCTGATGTGCCTGATGTTATCGAGAACTATGATATCTGTATAGTGAAAAGCATGAAGCTAGATTTTGATGTTCTCTCTCGTGCGAAAAAGATGAAGCTTATAATGCAGTATGGTGTTGGACTGGAAG GCGTCGAAATTGATGCTGCAACTAAGTTTGGGATTAAAGTCGCTAGGATTCCGAGTCATGCAACTGGAAATGCAGCCTCATGTGCAGAAATGTCCATTTATCTCATGTTGGGCCTTCTTCGAAAACAA AATGAGATGCAAATTTCTATAAAGCAGAGAAAGCTTGGAGATCCAATTGGTGAAACACTACTTGGAAAAACA GTTTTCATTTTAGGTTATGGAAATATTGGAATGGATTTGGCAAAGCGCTTGAAACCATTTGGTGTGAAAATTATTGCAACAAAACGGAATTGGGACACTCACTCAGAAGATTTGTGCCAATCAAATG GATTAGGTGACTTGGTTGACGAGAAGGGTGGTCATGAAGATATCCATACATTTGCAGGCAATGCAGacattgttgtttgttgtttgtgtttaaaTAGTGAAACA GTTGGCATTGTAAACAAATCATTTTTATCATCGATGAGAAAG GGTGCCCTTTTGGTAAATATTGCCCGAGGGGGTCTCTTGAACTATGAAGCTGTTCTAAATTACCTCGAGTCCGGATACTTGGGTGGCTTGGGCATTGATGTTGCTTGGACTGAGCCATTTGATCCTGATGATCCCATTTTGAAGTTCAATAATGTACTGATCACACCTCATGTTGCAGGAGTTACCGAGTATTCTTACAGATCCATGTCAAAG GTAGTTGGTGATGTTGCCATTCAACTTCATGAAGGGAAGCCTTTGACAGGACTGGAGTTTGTCAACTGA